Part of the Sulfurovum sp. TSL6 genome, TTGCAATAGAGATTATTTTATTTATCTTCAATGATTTTATATCATAGAATTTAAGTATCTTTGAAATTATAAGATAAGCTAAATGGTGATACTCTACAATACTTCAATGACACCATCTCTACCTAGACGATAGACATCAAAGTCATTGGCTATAAAAAGTCTGTTTTTGTACGATTGCTTTATCTCATTATAGATCAACTCTACTCCTTTTTCGCTCTTCATATTATACCTTGGATTAATATGTGTGGCGATCAGATTTTTTACACGGTTTTCCTGAACAACAGTACCAAGATCTTTAGCCGTGGTATGCATCACTTTAACTGCAAGGTTATCGTAATCATCTTGCGTGTAGGTGCATTCATGTACCAACAGATCAAGGTCTTCCAGATAGTCTCCTAAAACATCAGGCTTTCTATTGTCCCCTGCTATGATCAATGATCTTCCTTGTATAGGGGCAAGCGTATACTCTTCAGGTTTGAGTTCTTTCCCTTGAAAAATGACACTTTTTCCTCTTTGTAATTCACCATACAGTGGTGATGGTTCCAGCCCTATTTCTCTTAATTTTTCTTCATTTATCTTGTCATCTGTATCGTTCTCTTTTATATAAAAAGCAAAACTTTCTATGGAATGCTCAAGTGCTAAGACCTTCAATGAAAACTTGTCAAAAAGAAAAGAATCTTCAGCTATAAATTCTATGATCTTCAGCTCATAATTCAAGTTCTCAAATGAAACATCCATGACACACTCTAGAAATTTTTTGATGCCTTTTGGTCCATATATGGTTAGAGGTCTGAATGCGGTATCAAGTTTTTTAGAGCTCAACAGCCCTGGAAGACCATAGTAATGATCTCCATGCATATGCGAAATAAAAATAGTGTCGAGTTTTCCGATGGAGAGACTGCATCGTATCAGCTGATGCTGTGTTCCTTCACCGCAATCAAATAAGTACCACTTGTTGTCTTGCTCAAACTCTAATCCAATTGCAGAAACATTTCTTTCTCTAGTCGGTTTTCCGGCACTTGTACCTAAGAATGTCAGTTGCACCATTTTCTCCTTTGTCTATGATCTCTCATTCCAGGCATGCCAGATAGAATGGATATTGCTTTTCTGTTTTGAAATGATGAGGGTGATAGCAATATTTTCAATCATTGCAATCACTAAAAAATAGATCGCACTATGGAACAAAAGGTTATCATCAAAGACAAGAAGCACCAGCACACCGGCACTCATCAGTACCGCAGAGATTTTAGTGATCCATGTATGATAACTGGCAAGCTTCCCAAATTTTAAAAGAGAAAAAATGGCAGGCAGTATATAGATCACAATTGCAGCAACGATATAGTAAAGTTCTTCTTTCACGATATCTGGCCACAGCCACCAGACTGCGATAGGTGTACAAAGGTAGGTCAATATATCTCCATAGCTATCGAGCCTAGAACCTAGTTCACTGGTTTGATCTAACACTCGTGCTATAATCCCGTCAAGTACATCTGAAAGCAGCAGCATTCCAAAAAGTATAAAAAAGAGTATGGGCATTTCAAACCATCCAGCAAGCAGTATAAATGGTGCTGCAATAATACGAAATAAACTTAATGTGTTAGGGATATTGTGTGACAACATAAAAGCTCCTATCTATGATATTACCCTGCTAATATGAGTGAAAGTTACTATAAGAGCTGCAATGTATGCAAACATGACATTCAATAGTTAATGAAGAGGAATACGCTCCTCTTCATTGCGAAAGAGACTACTTAATTTTGATTTTCTTAGTCTCTTTTTTACTTTTCTTCATCTTCGGAATCACTACTTCCAGTACTCCATCTTGAGAATTTGCTTCGATATTTTCGGCATCTGTATTATCAGGAAGTGTAAAACTTCTTTGAAACTTACCATAAGAGCTTTCCTTCTTATAGTAATCTTTCTCTTTGATCTCTTTCTTTGTTTTTCTCTCACCTGAAATAGTTAAAACATTGTCTTTGAGATCCACATGGATATCATCTTTTTTAACGCCCGGTAGATCTACCTCTACATGATAGGCATAATCTCCTTCTCTCGTATTGACAGAGGGCGTAAAACCCGAAACATTTGAAAATTCACTTTCAATTTCCGGAAATTTTAATGCCCCCGCCATTCTCTCTTCTAAATCTCTAAACTCTCTCATTGGATCAAATTTCGTTAATAACATTATTGCTCCTTTAGGTTTATTATATGTTATTTTATTAGTATATAACTTTTTTATATACTTGTCAAACATATGTATCGTTTGCATTCTGTAGTATAGTTACCATTCAGATATCGTAATATGCTATACTACTCTTAACCTGTCACTTTAATGTGTGAGGAGGAAAACATGAAAGCTTTGATCATCAGTGCAGACCTTTTTGAAGACTGTGAGTTAAAAATACCCTATCAGTTCCTTCGAGAACTGGGCATAGATGTAGACATCACTTCTATGCATAAGGGTGCTATAAAAGGGAAACATGGGTTTAATGTATATCCCACAATCACACTGAATGAAGTGGATCCGGAACAGTATGATATACTGATCCTCCCTGGAGGCAAAGGCCCTTCTTTGATACGCAAAGATATAAAAGCGCTAGAGATCGCCCGATACTTCTTTGATCATAATAAATTGGTTGCAGCCATATGCCATGGTCCCCAGATACTCATTTCAGCAGGCTTAATGAAAGGTAGAGTTGCTACAGGGTATCAAAGTATTGCAGATGAGTTAAAAGAAGCCGGTGCCATATATAAAGATGAAGAAGTTGTCGTAGATAAAAATCTGATCACTTCCAGACAACCTTCAGATCTGCATGCTTTTATGAAAGCTATTAAAGAGTATTTATATTATGAGTCCAAAAGATAAAGAAATACTCCACTCAAAAAACGTTGTCAAAGAACGGTTCACTCTAGAAAAAGATTTTTGTCATGCACTCCTTGTCAAAAAGCCAAAGTTCGGTTTTGGTGGCTTTGGTGAGGCAGTCTATTACCGTACCTACAGTCGGATCAAATCTGACGGTTCCCAGGAGCATTGGGCCGATACGGTCACTCGTGTAATCAATGGCGTGATGTCAATACGTAAAAACCATTATGTTTTGAACTCTCTAGTCTGGGATGAAGCAAAATGGCAAAGCTATGCTCAAAAACTTGCTATCTCCATGTTCGATATGAAGTGGCTTCCACCAGGAAGAGGTTTATGGATCATGGGTACAGAGTACATTTATGAGCGTGGAGGTGCAGCGTTAAATAATTGTGGAGCCGTAAATACAACAGATCTTTCGCTGGCAGCAGAATGGACCATGGATATGCTGATGTGCGGTGTTGGAGTCGGTTTCAATACTGCATGGGAAGGTGAAAATGTTTCTATACCCAACAAAAAGAAAATCACTTACTATGTCATACCCGACAGTAGAGAAGGATGGGCAACCTCAGTACGGTTGCTGATTGAAAGCTATACAAAACGGGGTATCTGGTTTACATTTGACTATAGCAAGATCCGTCCTAAAGGTTCCATCATTCACGGGTTTGGCGGTACTGCATCGGGTCCTGCCCCATTAAAGGCACTGCATGAACGTATAGAGCACTATCTAGAGAGCTATTGCAGAGGTCACATTGATCAGACACGTTGTACTGCTGATGTCATGAATGCAATCGGTGTTTGTGTCGTTGCAGGTAATGTACGTAGAAGTGCGGAGATAGCCCTTGGATCGGCAGCTGATAAAACTTTTCTTGAACTGAAAGATTATACTAAAAATCCAGAGCGTGCCGATATCGGCTGGATATCAAACAATACGGTTATATTGGAAGGTACTGAAGATTTTAAAACACTTCCACAGATCGCAAAACATATTCGTGACAATGGAGAACCGGGCATCATGAACCTGATGAATGTTCAAAAATATGCACGTTACGGTGACAAATCCAAAGACAGTGCATCGCTAGCAAACCCCTGCTCTGAAATTCCTTTAGAGAGTTTTGAACTCTGTAATCTCTCTGAAGTCTTTCCGTCACGCTGTGTCAATGAGGATGAATTTTATGAAGCATTAGAGTATGCGACTTTCTATGCTTCAACAGTCTCTTTGCTACCAACACATCGTCCTGAGACAAACAAAATCATGTTACGAAATCGTAGAATAGGCGTCAGTATTTCCGGTATTGCAGATATGCTTGATATCTATGGCAAAACAGAGCTCACACGCAGACTGAGAAAAGGTTATACTCTTGTTCGTGCAGTGAATCAAAAATTAGCATCAGAAGCAGATATTCCTGTATCGATCAGGGTCACAACTGTTAAACCTTCAGGTACTATCAGCCAATTAGTAGGCTGTAGTGCAGGTATGCACTTTCCAACATTTCAATATGCAATACGCAGGATGCGGGTCGGTAACACATCTCTTATCTGTAAGGTACTAAAGACAGCAGGTGTACCCTATGAAAATGACCGTTCTACTGCCAATACAACTGTTTTTGAATTTCCTGTAGATCATGGCAAAACAAGAAATGCAACGCTTGTTTCTGCATGGGAGCAGTTTTCCATCTTAGCAATGTTACAGAGCGAATGGAGTGATAATATGGTAAGTTGTACTATATATTTTGATCCAAATACAGAAGGTCCCCAAATCGATGACATGCTGAGACAGTTTGTGCCACTCATCAAGTCGGTCTCA contains:
- a CDS encoding ribonuclease Z, with protein sequence MQLTFLGTSAGKPTRERNVSAIGLEFEQDNKWYLFDCGEGTQHQLIRCSLSIGKLDTIFISHMHGDHYYGLPGLLSSKKLDTAFRPLTIYGPKGIKKFLECVMDVSFENLNYELKIIEFIAEDSFLFDKFSLKVLALEHSIESFAFYIKENDTDDKINEEKLREIGLEPSPLYGELQRGKSVIFQGKELKPEEYTLAPIQGRSLIIAGDNRKPDVLGDYLEDLDLLVHECTYTQDDYDNLAVKVMHTTAKDLGTVVQENRVKNLIATHINPRYNMKSEKGVELIYNEIKQSYKNRLFIANDFDVYRLGRDGVIEVL
- a CDS encoding CDP-alcohol phosphatidyltransferase family protein, translating into MLSHNIPNTLSLFRIIAAPFILLAGWFEMPILFFILFGMLLLSDVLDGIIARVLDQTSELGSRLDSYGDILTYLCTPIAVWWLWPDIVKEELYYIVAAIVIYILPAIFSLLKFGKLASYHTWITKISAVLMSAGVLVLLVFDDNLLFHSAIYFLVIAMIENIAITLIISKQKSNIHSIWHAWNERS
- a CDS encoding Hsp20/alpha crystallin family protein → MLLTKFDPMREFRDLEERMAGALKFPEIESEFSNVSGFTPSVNTREGDYAYHVEVDLPGVKKDDIHVDLKDNVLTISGERKTKKEIKEKDYYKKESSYGKFQRSFTLPDNTDAENIEANSQDGVLEVVIPKMKKSKKETKKIKIK
- a CDS encoding type 1 glutamine amidotransferase domain-containing protein; the encoded protein is MKALIISADLFEDCELKIPYQFLRELGIDVDITSMHKGAIKGKHGFNVYPTITLNEVDPEQYDILILPGGKGPSLIRKDIKALEIARYFFDHNKLVAAICHGPQILISAGLMKGRVATGYQSIADELKEAGAIYKDEEVVVDKNLITSRQPSDLHAFMKAIKEYLYYESKR
- a CDS encoding fused protease/ribonucleoside-triphosphate reductase — encoded protein: MSPKDKEILHSKNVVKERFTLEKDFCHALLVKKPKFGFGGFGEAVYYRTYSRIKSDGSQEHWADTVTRVINGVMSIRKNHYVLNSLVWDEAKWQSYAQKLAISMFDMKWLPPGRGLWIMGTEYIYERGGAALNNCGAVNTTDLSLAAEWTMDMLMCGVGVGFNTAWEGENVSIPNKKKITYYVIPDSREGWATSVRLLIESYTKRGIWFTFDYSKIRPKGSIIHGFGGTASGPAPLKALHERIEHYLESYCRGHIDQTRCTADVMNAIGVCVVAGNVRRSAEIALGSAADKTFLELKDYTKNPERADIGWISNNTVILEGTEDFKTLPQIAKHIRDNGEPGIMNLMNVQKYARYGDKSKDSASLANPCSEIPLESFELCNLSEVFPSRCVNEDEFYEALEYATFYASTVSLLPTHRPETNKIMLRNRRIGVSISGIADMLDIYGKTELTRRLRKGYTLVRAVNQKLASEADIPVSIRVTTVKPSGTISQLVGCSAGMHFPTFQYAIRRMRVGNTSLICKVLKTAGVPYENDRSTANTTVFEFPVDHGKTRNATLVSAWEQFSILAMLQSEWSDNMVSCTIYFDPNTEGPQIDDMLRQFVPLIKSVSMLPHSDTGAYNQMPYEGLTKEQYEARLAEMPSIDWNTFANNKTIS